A stretch of Desulfobaccales bacterium DNA encodes these proteins:
- a CDS encoding nicotinate phosphoribosyltransferase: MSDQPLGARFALLTDLYQLTMAACYFAEGMAEEATFSLFIRKYPDNRGYFVAAGLAEALDYLESLEFTEPDLAYLDSTGLFSPDFLHYLKGVRFTGEVHALPEGTVFFKDEPILEVTAPILQAQLVETFIINAVSLQTLIASKAARSIYVAGGRPVIDFSLRRTQGTDAGLKVARASYLVGFMGTSNVLAGKLYGIPIFGTMAHSYITSFPHEIDAFRVFARTFPGIVTLLIDTYDNLAGARKAAQVARELAATGHRLRFVRLDSGDIAAISKEVRAILDEEGLPEVKILASGGFDEFKIARVLEAGGRVDAFAVGTKMGVSADAPYFDIAYKLVKYGERPIMKLSTGKVTLVDKKQVWRFFDGDGRMRRDVISLRGEKLAGGEPLLKPVMAGGRRSAPLPSLAESRDYCREQLARLPEEYKAIVAPARYPVELSPGLATLQAKVQEELRHREIEEAAYHHHELGES, from the coding sequence ATGTCGGATCAGCCCTTGGGGGCGCGTTTTGCCCTGCTCACCGACCTCTACCAGCTCACCATGGCGGCCTGTTATTTCGCCGAGGGCATGGCGGAGGAGGCCACCTTCAGCCTGTTTATCCGCAAATATCCGGACAACCGGGGCTATTTTGTGGCCGCGGGGCTGGCCGAGGCCCTGGACTATCTGGAGAGCCTGGAGTTCACCGAACCGGACCTGGCCTATTTGGACTCCACCGGCCTCTTCTCCCCGGATTTTCTCCATTATCTCAAGGGGGTGCGCTTCACCGGGGAGGTGCATGCCCTGCCCGAGGGCACGGTCTTTTTCAAGGATGAGCCCATCCTGGAGGTGACCGCGCCCATCCTCCAGGCCCAGCTGGTGGAGACCTTCATCATCAATGCGGTGAGTCTGCAGACCCTCATCGCCTCCAAGGCGGCCCGCTCCATTTACGTGGCCGGGGGTAGGCCGGTCATTGATTTTTCCCTGCGGCGCACCCAGGGGACGGACGCCGGTCTGAAGGTGGCCCGGGCCTCGTATCTGGTGGGCTTCATGGGCACGAGCAACGTGCTGGCGGGCAAGCTCTACGGCATCCCCATCTTCGGCACCATGGCCCACTCCTACATCACCAGCTTCCCTCATGAAATCGACGCCTTCCGGGTCTTTGCCCGCACCTTTCCGGGGATTGTCACTCTCCTCATCGATACCTACGACAATCTGGCCGGGGCCCGCAAGGCGGCCCAGGTGGCCCGGGAGCTGGCGGCGACGGGCCACCGGCTGCGTTTTGTGCGGCTGGACAGCGGCGATATCGCCGCCATCAGCAAGGAGGTGCGGGCCATCCTGGATGAGGAGGGCCTCCCGGAGGTGAAAATCCTGGCCAGCGGCGGCTTTGACGAATTCAAGATTGCCCGGGTCCTGGAGGCGGGGGGCCGAGTGGATGCCTTTGCGGTGGGCACCAAAATGGGGGTGTCCGCCGACGCCCCGTATTTTGACATTGCCTACAAACTGGTAAAATATGGGGAGCGCCCCATCATGAAGCTCTCCACCGGCAAGGTGACGCTGGTGGACAAAAAGCAGGTGTGGCGCTTTTTTGATGGCGACGGCCGGATGCGCCGCGATGTCATCAGCCTGAGGGGGGAAAAGCTGGCCGGGGGCGAACCGCTGCTTAAGCCGGTGATGGCCGGCGGTCGGCGGTCGGCGCCCCTCCCCAGCCTGGCGGAGAGCCGGGACTACTGCCGGGAGCAGTTGGCCCGTCTGCCGGAGGAATACAAAGCCATTGTGGCGCCCGCCCGCTATCCGGTGGAGCTGAGCCCGGGATTGGCCACCCTGCAGGCGAAGGTGCAGGAGGAGCTGCGCCACCGGGAGATCGAAGAGGCGGCCTATCATCATCACGAATTGGGAGAATCCTGA
- a CDS encoding TMEM165/GDT1 family protein, protein MKWQIFWLTFGTVFLAEIGDKTQLAALSMTADTKAPLAVFLGASSALILATLIGVSVGSLLTQYVPEHLIKKAAGLAFIAIGVLILLGRW, encoded by the coding sequence ATGAAATGGCAGATTTTCTGGCTCACTTTCGGCACGGTGTTTCTGGCGGAGATCGGGGACAAAACCCAGTTGGCGGCCCTCTCCATGACGGCGGACACCAAGGCTCCCCTGGCGGTCTTTCTAGGGGCCAGCTCGGCATTGATCCTGGCCACCCTCATCGGGGTGTCGGTGGGAAGCCTGCTTACCCAGTACGTTCCCGAGCATCTCATCAAGAAGGCGGCGGGTCTGGCTTTCATTGCCATCGGGGTGCTGATTCTCCTGGGGCGCTGGTGA
- a CDS encoding nucleoside phosphorylase, translated as MEAEEFPGGGVSEACPRALQGKGAAAALPPVPEAALIQPLRLPHEASVPSRVLLVCTAPDMKFVSSLVHGRDGARRLWLSDLRPGSFQGRELLLAGPVLGGPQAAMVLEKLIALGAREVVALGWCGSLSPKLPAGSLLLPTLAHPGDGTSPHYLAPGVLPGPHPGLASRLRRQLSARAAEPGDLIWQAGPVWSTDAVYRETPALLGKARAAGAVAVEMELAAVLAVAAFRGIAAAGLLVVSDELFGGVWRNLSRSPEVRRARELAARLALACLTGGEEP; from the coding sequence GTGGAAGCTGAAGAATTCCCGGGCGGCGGCGTAAGCGAGGCCTGCCCCCGAGCGCTTCAGGGGAAAGGGGCCGCGGCGGCGCTTCCGCCGGTGCCGGAAGCGGCCCTCATCCAGCCGCTGCGTCTGCCCCATGAGGCCTCGGTGCCTTCCCGGGTGCTCCTGGTGTGCACCGCCCCGGATATGAAATTTGTGAGCTCCCTGGTGCATGGGAGGGACGGAGCCAGGCGGCTGTGGCTCAGTGACCTGCGCCCCGGTAGCTTCCAGGGTCGGGAGCTGCTCCTGGCCGGGCCGGTCCTGGGCGGACCCCAGGCCGCCATGGTGCTGGAGAAGCTCATCGCCCTGGGGGCCAGGGAAGTGGTGGCCCTGGGGTGGTGCGGCTCCCTCAGCCCGAAACTGCCGGCCGGCTCTCTCCTCCTCCCCACTCTGGCCCATCCCGGAGACGGCACCTCCCCCCATTATCTGGCTCCGGGGGTACTTCCTGGACCCCATCCTGGCTTGGCCTCCCGGCTCCGGCGGCAGCTGTCGGCGCGGGCCGCGGAACCAGGGGACCTGATCTGGCAGGCCGGGCCGGTGTGGAGCACCGACGCGGTCTATCGGGAGACCCCTGCGCTTCTGGGGAAGGCACGGGCGGCGGGGGCGGTGGCCGTGGAGATGGAGCTGGCGGCGGTCCTGGCGGTGGCCGCCTTCCGAGGGATCGCCGCCGCCGGGCTTTTGGTGGTGAGCGATGAGCTCTTCGGCGGGGTCTGGCGCAACCTCAGCCGCAGCCCCGAGGTGCGCCGGGCCCGGGAGCTGGCCGCCCGCCTGGCCCTGGCCTGCCTAACCGGCGGGGAGGAGCCCTGA
- a CDS encoding shikimate kinase has translation MTPASSSQVLRSLVLIGFRATGKTAVGRLLARALGWPLVDLDTELMHEAGKTIAEIVAAEGWEGFRRREKELVERYAGQRGMVLTPGGGVVLDPQNVARLKENGILIWLTAPAAVIRERLARDAGTAVSRPGLRGGDPLAEVEAILKEREPLYRAAADIIIDTTDLTPEQVAARILEELKSAQGA, from the coding sequence ATGACCCCCGCCTCCTCCTCCCAGGTCCTTCGCTCCCTGGTGCTCATCGGCTTCAGGGCCACGGGGAAGACGGCGGTGGGCCGGCTGCTGGCCCGGGCTTTAGGCTGGCCCTTGGTGGATCTGGATACCGAGCTCATGCATGAGGCGGGGAAGACCATCGCCGAAATCGTGGCCGCCGAGGGCTGGGAGGGATTCCGGCGGCGGGAAAAGGAGCTGGTCGAGCGGTATGCCGGCCAGCGTGGAATGGTTCTCACCCCCGGTGGCGGGGTGGTTCTGGATCCGCAGAATGTGGCCCGGCTGAAAGAGAACGGCATTCTTATCTGGCTCACGGCGCCGGCCGCGGTGATCCGGGAGCGCCTGGCCCGGGATGCCGGCACCGCGGTGAGCCGCCCCGGGTTAAGGGGTGGCGATCCCCTGGCGGAAGTGGAGGCGATTTTGAAAGAGCGGGAGCCCCTCTACCGGGCCGCCGCGGATATCATCATTGACACCACGGACCTGACCCCCGAGCAAGTGGCGGCCAGGATTCTGGAGGAGCTAAAGAGCGCCCAAGGCGCTTGA
- a CDS encoding helix-hairpin-helix domain-containing protein, which produces MRLRTFRWEQTGILVLLAGALLGLYLYREYPPSRPLPPVSSSVFVEIVGEGVPRPGVYAFGQAPALNEALGRAGAAAPAEGENRPLPSGSRVQVDGTGRLQVGRMEGARLLTLGLPVELNTASAADLERLPGLGPELARRIVAYREQHGPFRRLEDLTAVKGIGPQKLARLTMYLTVDPTPAAAIHPPDRQQGGRRKAGRPL; this is translated from the coding sequence GTGAGGCTGCGGACCTTCCGCTGGGAGCAGACGGGCATCCTGGTGCTTCTGGCCGGGGCGCTGCTGGGTCTGTATCTTTATCGGGAATATCCCCCCTCCAGGCCTCTGCCGCCGGTGTCGTCGTCAGTCTTCGTGGAGATTGTAGGGGAAGGCGTGCCCCGGCCGGGGGTCTACGCCTTTGGGCAGGCACCAGCCTTAAACGAGGCCCTGGGTCGGGCCGGCGCGGCGGCTCCGGCCGAAGGGGAGAACCGGCCACTGCCCTCCGGCAGCCGGGTGCAGGTGGACGGCACCGGCCGACTGCAGGTAGGCCGTATGGAGGGTGCCCGGCTCCTCACTCTGGGCCTGCCTGTGGAGCTGAACACCGCCAGCGCCGCCGACCTGGAGCGGCTTCCCGGCCTGGGACCGGAGCTGGCCCGGCGCATCGTGGCTTACCGGGAACAGCACGGGCCCTTCCGGCGTCTGGAGGACCTGACGGCGGTGAAGGGCATCGGCCCCCAGAAGCTGGCCCGCCTCACCATGTATCTCACTGTGGACCCCACCCCAGCCGCAGCCATACACCCTCCCGACCGGCAGCAGGGCGGCCGCCGGAAGGCGGGGCGGCCGCTGTGA
- a CDS encoding DUF1786 domain-containing protein — MLHGSLFALDIGGGTQDLFLWVPGELVENAVKLVLPSPTRIAARRLAELTEAGRAVFLTGRQMGGGPLTQAVRRHLARGLKVFAHPAAALTLHDNLARVAQLGVEITENPPPEAVPLTLGDVDLEAWQELCRRFAVPWPKHFAVAVQDHGFNPEGSNRRFRFQHWEAFLASGGRLRDLATSEPPAYLTRMRTVAEVLPGALLMDTCAAGVRGALLDPVARGHVDEGLTVVNLGNAHTFAALVQGERIFGLYEHHTGLLSADKLLEHLRRFQRRELTNEEVFEDEGHGCAYAPDYPPGREFTVTVITGPRRRLLAGWRQGVMAAPFGDMMLTGAFGLAEAFLERRGLSLTRDSLSPR; from the coding sequence ATGCTCCACGGCAGCCTCTTTGCCCTGGATATCGGCGGCGGCACCCAGGACCTCTTTCTTTGGGTGCCGGGGGAGCTGGTGGAAAACGCCGTCAAGCTGGTGCTCCCCTCCCCCACCCGGATTGCGGCCCGGCGCCTGGCGGAACTGACGGAAGCGGGCCGGGCGGTCTTTCTCACCGGCCGGCAGATGGGGGGCGGTCCCCTCACCCAGGCAGTGCGCCGCCATCTGGCCCGGGGCTTGAAGGTCTTTGCGCATCCGGCTGCGGCCTTGACCCTGCACGACAATCTGGCCCGGGTGGCCCAGTTGGGGGTGGAGATCACCGAGAATCCTCCCCCGGAGGCGGTGCCTTTGACTTTGGGGGATGTGGACCTGGAGGCCTGGCAGGAGCTCTGCCGGCGCTTTGCCGTTCCCTGGCCGAAGCATTTCGCAGTGGCGGTGCAGGACCACGGCTTCAACCCGGAGGGCAGCAACCGCCGCTTCCGCTTCCAGCACTGGGAGGCCTTTCTGGCGTCAGGCGGCCGGCTGAGGGACCTGGCCACCAGCGAGCCGCCGGCCTACCTCACCCGCATGCGCACGGTGGCGGAGGTGCTCCCGGGGGCGCTCCTCATGGACACCTGCGCCGCCGGGGTCAGGGGGGCGCTGTTGGATCCGGTGGCCCGGGGGCATGTGGATGAGGGCCTGACGGTGGTCAATCTGGGCAATGCCCACACCTTCGCGGCCCTGGTCCAGGGGGAGCGCATCTTCGGCCTCTATGAGCATCACACCGGGCTGCTTTCCGCCGACAAGCTGCTGGAGCACCTGCGGCGCTTTCAGCGGCGGGAGCTCACCAACGAGGAGGTCTTTGAGGACGAGGGGCACGGCTGCGCCTATGCCCCGGATTATCCTCCGGGCCGGGAGTTCACCGTCACGGTCATCACCGGCCCCCGGCGACGGCTGCTTGCGGGCTGGCGGCAAGGGGTGATGGCGGCGCCCTTCGGGGACATGATGCTCACCGGCGCCTTCGGCTTGGCCGAGGCCTTTCTGGAGCGCCGGGGCCTGAGCCTGACCCGGGACAGCCTCAGCCCGAGGTAA
- a CDS encoding aspartate kinase: protein MALIVQKYGGTSVADPDRIANVANRVLKSYFDGNRMVVVLSAMAGETDRLIRLAKEMSDPPDPRELDVLLATGEQVTVSLFSMFLRAQGVPAASLLGHQACIYTDRSYGRARIIGIDTTRIREELKKGRIVTVAGFQGVDEVGNITTLGRGGSDTTAVAVAAALKADLCEIYTDVEGVYTTDPRIYHKARLLPKISYDEMLEMASLGAKVLEIRSVGFAKQYQVPLRVRSTFSDHPGTLVCKEDEEMEAIPVSGIAYSRNDARVSILGVPDRPGVAVKFFKPVADANIVVDLIIQNTSVDGRADITFTVPKGDLRQTLEIVREVGREVGARDILSDENIAKVSIVGVGMRNNAGIAARMFEALASAGINILMISTSEIKISCVIEDKFTELAVRVLHDAFHLDQPR from the coding sequence GTGGCCCTGATTGTGCAAAAGTACGGGGGCACCTCGGTGGCCGACCCTGACCGCATCGCCAATGTGGCCAACCGGGTGCTCAAAAGTTATTTCGACGGCAACCGCATGGTGGTGGTGCTCTCCGCCATGGCGGGGGAGACGGACCGCCTCATCCGCCTGGCCAAGGAGATGAGCGATCCCCCGGACCCCCGAGAGCTGGACGTGCTCCTGGCCACCGGGGAGCAGGTCACCGTGTCGCTCTTCAGCATGTTTTTACGCGCTCAGGGCGTGCCGGCGGCCTCCCTTCTGGGACACCAGGCCTGCATCTACACCGACCGCTCCTACGGCCGGGCCCGCATCATCGGCATCGACACCACCCGCATCCGGGAGGAACTCAAAAAAGGCCGCATCGTCACAGTGGCGGGCTTCCAAGGGGTGGATGAGGTGGGCAACATCACCACCCTGGGCCGGGGCGGCTCGGATACCACCGCGGTGGCGGTGGCCGCGGCCCTCAAAGCCGATCTGTGCGAAATCTACACCGACGTGGAAGGGGTCTATACCACCGACCCCCGCATCTATCACAAGGCCCGGCTCCTGCCCAAGATCTCCTACGACGAGATGCTGGAGATGGCCTCCCTGGGCGCCAAGGTCCTGGAAATCCGCTCGGTGGGCTTTGCCAAACAATACCAGGTGCCCTTGAGGGTGCGCTCCACCTTCAGCGACCATCCCGGCACCTTAGTCTGCAAGGAGGACGAAGAGATGGAAGCCATCCCGGTCTCCGGGATCGCCTACAGCCGCAACGACGCCCGGGTGAGCATCCTGGGGGTCCCCGACCGGCCGGGCGTCGCAGTGAAATTCTTCAAACCCGTGGCCGACGCCAACATCGTGGTGGACCTCATCATCCAGAACACCAGCGTGGACGGCCGGGCCGACATCACCTTCACCGTGCCCAAAGGCGACCTGCGCCAGACCCTGGAGATCGTCCGGGAGGTGGGCCGGGAAGTGGGCGCCCGGGACATCCTCAGCGATGAGAACATCGCCAAAGTGTCCATCGTCGGCGTGGGCATGCGCAACAACGCCGGCATCGCCGCCCGCATGTTCGAAGCCCTGGCCTCCGCCGGCATCAACATCCTCATGATCAGCACCTCGGAGATCAAAATCTCCTGCGTCATCGAAGACAAATTCACCGAACTGGCCGTGCGCGTCCTCCACGACGCCTTCCACCTGGACCAGCCTCGGTGA
- a CDS encoding CpXC domain-containing protein, translated as MTKLSSQMVQCPDCGQQQEVVLWDSINVTLDPELKEKLFQGKINIFDCVACHYTTFINYPLLYHDMNRGFLVQYYPFSSLMEDNEFLKMFRKNGKIKMVGVPGTYLEEPHIVFDMNEMLRYILFREKIFEVGQD; from the coding sequence ATGACCAAATTGAGCAGCCAGATGGTTCAATGTCCGGATTGCGGCCAGCAACAGGAGGTGGTCTTGTGGGACTCTATTAACGTGACCCTGGATCCTGAATTGAAGGAGAAACTCTTCCAAGGGAAGATCAATATTTTCGACTGCGTTGCCTGTCATTATACAACATTTATTAATTATCCATTACTTTATCATGATATGAACAGAGGCTTTTTAGTCCAGTATTATCCATTTTCGTCTTTGATGGAGGACAATGAATTTTTAAAAATGTTTCGTAAAAATGGGAAAATAAAGATGGTGGGGGTGCCAGGAACTTATTTGGAAGAACCCCATATAGTCTTTGATATGAACGAAATGCTCCGCTACATTCTTTTCAGGGAAAAGATCTTCGAAGTGGGCCAGGATTAG
- a CDS encoding DedA family protein, whose amino-acid sequence MGLTETLCNYNTLLIHKCSYLGVFVLMTLESMIAPVPSELVMPFAGFLIYTGHFDPFWVMAASSLGSITGSVLSYGMGTLGEPVVLRYGRYLLLNPHHLEWTKNFFARHGGKTIFISRFIPVVRHLISIPAGTARMPLTPFILYTLVGATMWNGFLTYAGVRLKENWRLIQEYTHVLDVLVVAALALGALWFLWKLKNSRAAA is encoded by the coding sequence GTGGGACTCACCGAAACCTTGTGCAATTACAACACCCTGCTCATTCACAAGTGCAGCTATCTGGGGGTGTTTGTCCTGATGACCCTGGAGAGCATGATTGCGCCGGTGCCCAGCGAGCTGGTGATGCCCTTTGCCGGCTTTCTCATCTACACCGGGCACTTTGACCCCTTCTGGGTCATGGCGGCCAGCAGCCTGGGGTCCATCACCGGATCAGTCCTCTCTTACGGCATGGGCACCCTGGGGGAGCCGGTGGTGCTGCGCTACGGGCGCTACCTGCTCCTCAATCCGCACCATCTGGAGTGGACCAAGAATTTCTTCGCCCGCCACGGCGGCAAGACCATTTTCATCTCCCGCTTCATTCCGGTGGTGCGCCATCTCATCTCCATTCCCGCCGGCACTGCCCGGATGCCGCTGACGCCTTTCATTCTCTACACCTTGGTGGGCGCCACTATGTGGAACGGCTTCCTCACCTATGCCGGGGTGCGCCTGAAGGAGAACTGGCGGCTCATCCAGGAATACACCCACGTGCTGGATGTCCTGGTGGTGGCGGCCCTGGCGCTGGGGGCCTTGTGGTTTCTGTGGAAGCTGAAGAATTCCCGGGCGGCGGCGTAA
- the tsaD gene encoding tRNA (adenosine(37)-N6)-threonylcarbamoyltransferase complex transferase subunit TsaD, translating to MLVLGLETSCDETAAAVVADGRRVLAGVVATQFELHARYGGVVPELAARRHLENLLPVVQGALDQAGVGLKDLDGIAVTQGPGLIGALVIGMAAAKSLAWALGIPLAGVHHLQAHIAAIFLTDNPPEFPLVALVVSGGHTNLYEVHNLMEMTLLGRTRDDAAGEAFDKVAKLMGLGYPGGVVLEGLAQAGDPNAFPLPRPRIPEEPLTFSFSGLKTAVATLLKKDPAILKEVQSRADLAASFQEAVVESLTGRCREALRQTGCGRLLVCGGVAANGRLRQALAELAQAEGFQLFLPPLSLCTDNAAMVAALGWHHLQAGRTLTLDADVFARG from the coding sequence ATGCTGGTCCTGGGACTGGAGACCTCCTGCGATGAGACCGCGGCGGCGGTGGTGGCCGACGGCCGCCGGGTCCTGGCCGGCGTGGTGGCCACGCAGTTCGAGCTCCATGCCCGCTATGGCGGGGTGGTGCCGGAGCTGGCGGCCCGCCGCCACTTGGAGAATCTCCTCCCCGTGGTCCAGGGCGCCCTGGATCAGGCCGGGGTGGGGCTCAAGGACCTGGATGGGATCGCGGTCACCCAGGGGCCGGGGCTCATCGGCGCCTTGGTCATCGGCATGGCCGCGGCCAAAAGCCTGGCCTGGGCTTTGGGTATTCCCCTGGCGGGAGTTCATCACCTGCAGGCCCACATCGCCGCAATTTTCCTCACCGATAATCCGCCCGAATTTCCCCTGGTGGCCCTGGTGGTCTCCGGTGGCCACACCAATCTCTATGAAGTTCACAATCTGATGGAGATGACGCTTCTGGGCCGCACCCGGGACGACGCCGCGGGCGAGGCCTTCGACAAGGTGGCTAAGCTCATGGGGTTGGGCTACCCCGGCGGGGTGGTACTGGAGGGCCTGGCCCAGGCCGGAGACCCCAATGCCTTCCCCTTGCCCCGGCCCCGCATCCCGGAAGAGCCCCTCACCTTCAGCTTCAGCGGCCTCAAGACCGCAGTGGCTACCCTGCTGAAAAAGGACCCGGCCATCCTCAAGGAGGTCCAAAGCCGCGCCGATCTGGCGGCCAGCTTCCAGGAAGCGGTGGTGGAGAGCCTCACCGGCCGCTGCCGGGAGGCCCTGCGCCAAACGGGCTGCGGGCGGCTCCTAGTCTGCGGCGGGGTGGCGGCCAACGGCCGGCTGCGCCAAGCCCTGGCGGAGCTCGCCCAAGCTGAGGGCTTTCAGCTCTTTTTGCCCCCCCTCTCCCTTTGCACCGACAATGCCGCCATGGTGGCCGCCCTGGGGTGGCACCACCTCCAGGCGGGCCGCACCCTCACCCTGGACGCCGACGTCTTTGCCCGGGGCTGA
- a CDS encoding MBL fold metallo-hydrolase, with translation MQVRFWGTRGSIPAPGPETLEFGGNTTCVEVMLASGRRVIIDAGTGLRLLGNALMAAGEPVHLHLLLTHNHWDHLLGLPFFRPLYREDTEILVDGWPLAFQAMTRVFDDHMGDGFFPVAFDQLQARITFINRVARGPLVLDGVHIDALTLNHPQGCLGFRFREDGRSLVFITDNELGQKGGRPWQDFVHFVEGADLLIHDAQYLPEEMDEHRGWGHSTFAEVVRLARDAGVRQVLLTHHDPGRSDAQVQELVARARELAPGAIPELLDAAREGTVYGV, from the coding sequence ATGCAGGTCCGTTTTTGGGGCACCCGGGGGTCCATCCCGGCCCCGGGGCCCGAGACGCTGGAGTTCGGCGGCAACACCACCTGCGTGGAGGTCATGCTGGCCTCGGGCCGCCGGGTCATCATCGATGCCGGGACGGGGCTCCGGCTGCTGGGGAATGCGCTGATGGCCGCCGGTGAGCCGGTGCATCTCCACCTGCTCCTCACCCATAACCATTGGGATCACCTGTTGGGGCTTCCCTTTTTCCGGCCTTTGTATCGGGAGGACACCGAGATCCTGGTGGACGGCTGGCCCCTGGCCTTTCAGGCCATGACCCGGGTCTTCGACGATCACATGGGGGATGGCTTTTTTCCGGTGGCCTTTGATCAGCTCCAGGCCCGCATCACCTTCATCAACCGGGTGGCCCGGGGGCCCCTGGTATTGGATGGGGTGCACATTGACGCCCTGACCCTGAATCACCCCCAGGGGTGTCTGGGCTTCCGGTTCCGGGAGGACGGCCGCTCCCTGGTCTTCATCACCGACAACGAACTGGGGCAGAAAGGCGGGCGGCCCTGGCAGGATTTTGTCCACTTTGTGGAGGGCGCGGATCTCCTCATCCACGACGCCCAGTATCTGCCAGAGGAGATGGACGAGCACCGGGGCTGGGGGCACTCCACCTTCGCGGAGGTGGTGCGGCTGGCCCGGGATGCCGGGGTGCGCCAGGTTCTGCTCACCCACCACGATCCCGGCCGTAGCGACGCCCAGGTGCAGGAGCTGGTGGCCCGGGCCCGGGAGCTGGCCCCGGGCGCCATCCCGGAGCTCCTCGATGCCGCCCGGGAAGGGACGGTGTACGGGGTGTGA
- the cimA gene encoding citramalate synthase, protein MRVVKIYDTTLRDGTQAEEFTLSVADKIRVARKLAQLGVHYIEGGWPGSNPKDKEFFTEIRNYELGQTKVAAFGATHHKDSAPEQDFNLQELVKSRAPVVTIFGKSSLFQVREILQTTPERNLELITNSLAYLKPRVEELFYDAEHFFDGFKEDKEYALRTLEAALAGGADCLVLCDTNGGTLTSELVSIIKAVKKRLPQAPLGIHAHNDSELAVANSLAAVELGCSQVQGTINGVGERCGNANLISIIANLKLKMGVDCISDENLRKLKEVSTFIYELANLRPNRYQPFVGRSAFAHKGGVHAAAVKRNPKAYEHIDPEKVGNVRRIPVSDLSGRGNILLKAQELGLEPATHDALVREAYQKLRPLLGLGDKDLPPHDTNVKFILDRVKELEAQGYQFEAAEASLELLVRAALGHHKEFFRLQGYRVIDQKAGADEPPLPEATIRVHVGLHEVHTAAVGNGPVDALYNALLKALVRFYPRLMEVTLEDYKVRVLPGMHGTSAKVRVFVESRDATDWWSTIGVSHDIIEASWQALVDSITFKLFKDEERARRPAAEGHKG, encoded by the coding sequence ATGCGGGTGGTGAAGATTTACGATACGACGTTGCGGGATGGCACCCAGGCGGAGGAGTTCACCCTGTCGGTGGCGGACAAGATCAGGGTGGCCCGCAAGCTGGCGCAGTTGGGGGTGCATTATATTGAGGGGGGCTGGCCGGGGTCCAACCCCAAGGACAAGGAGTTCTTCACCGAGATCCGCAACTATGAGCTGGGGCAGACCAAAGTGGCGGCTTTCGGGGCCACGCACCACAAGGACAGCGCTCCGGAGCAGGACTTCAATCTGCAGGAGCTGGTGAAGAGCCGGGCGCCGGTGGTCACCATCTTTGGCAAGTCCTCTCTTTTTCAGGTGCGGGAGATCCTGCAGACCACCCCGGAGCGCAATCTGGAGCTGATCACCAACTCGTTGGCTTATCTTAAGCCCCGGGTGGAGGAGCTCTTTTACGACGCCGAGCATTTCTTTGACGGCTTCAAGGAAGACAAGGAGTATGCCCTCCGAACTCTGGAGGCGGCCTTGGCCGGCGGGGCGGACTGCCTGGTATTGTGCGACACCAACGGCGGCACTCTGACCTCGGAGCTGGTGAGCATCATCAAGGCGGTGAAGAAGCGCCTGCCCCAGGCGCCCTTGGGGATTCATGCCCACAATGACTCGGAGCTGGCGGTGGCCAACTCCCTGGCGGCGGTGGAGCTGGGCTGCAGCCAGGTGCAGGGCACCATCAACGGCGTGGGGGAGCGTTGCGGCAATGCCAATCTCATCTCCATCATCGCCAACCTGAAGCTGAAGATGGGGGTGGATTGCATCAGTGATGAGAATCTCCGCAAGCTCAAGGAGGTGTCCACCTTCATCTACGAGCTGGCCAACCTGCGGCCCAACCGCTATCAGCCCTTTGTGGGGCGGAGTGCCTTCGCCCACAAAGGCGGAGTGCATGCTGCGGCGGTGAAGCGCAATCCCAAAGCCTATGAGCACATTGACCCCGAAAAGGTGGGGAATGTGCGGCGCATTCCGGTGTCGGACCTTTCAGGGCGGGGGAACATCCTGCTTAAAGCCCAGGAGCTGGGGCTGGAGCCGGCCACCCATGACGCCCTGGTGCGGGAGGCCTATCAGAAACTCAGGCCCCTTCTGGGACTGGGGGACAAGGACCTGCCGCCTCACGACACCAATGTGAAGTTTATCCTGGACCGGGTGAAGGAGTTGGAGGCCCAGGGCTATCAGTTTGAGGCCGCGGAGGCCTCCCTGGAGCTGTTGGTGCGGGCGGCGCTGGGACATCACAAGGAATTCTTCCGCCTCCAGGGCTACCGGGTGATTGACCAGAAGGCGGGGGCCGATGAGCCGCCCTTGCCGGAGGCCACCATCCGGGTGCATGTGGGCCTGCATGAGGTGCACACCGCGGCGGTGGGCAACGGCCCGGTGGACGCCCTGTATAACGCCCTGCTGAAGGCCCTGGTGCGCTTCTATCCCCGCCTGATGGAGGTCACCCTGGAGGACTACAAGGTGCGGGTGCTCCCCGGCATGCACGGCACCAGCGCCAAGGTGCGGGTCTTTGTGGAGTCCCGGGACGCCACCGACTGGTGGAGCACCATCGGGGTGTCCCATGACATCATCGAGGCCTCCTGGCAGGCGTTGGTGGACAGCATCACCTTTAAGCTCTTCAAGGACGAGGAGCGGGCCCGGCGGCCGGCGGCGGAGGGCCACAAAGGCTAA